CATGACACACGGTGTCGACTTTCATCCTAAGTTAAGCCGCAATGTTGCCAAAGCAGCCGGTGTGATGGGGCTGACAGCCGAAATGCTGGCCAAAATGTATAACATTAGCCGTGAAATGCAAGATGAGTTTGCCCTGCGTTCTCATCAACGCGCAGCACAAGCCACCGAATCAAAGGCGTTCGCCAACGAAATCGTGCCAATGTATGGACATGATGCCGACGGGAATATAAAACTCGTCACTTTCGATGAAGTGATCCGCTCAGAGACTAATCTAAAAGATTTGGCTGCGCTACGTCCTGTTTTTGATCCCGTCACCGGCAGTGTGACGGCGGGTAACTCCTCAGCGCTTTCTGATGGCGCCTCAGCCATGCTGATCATGGGCGAAAGCAAAGCGAAAGAGTTAGGGTTAAAGCCTCGCGCTCGTATCCGCTCAATGGCAGTTGTCGGCTGTGATCCATCTATCATGGGTTATGGCCCGGTGCCTGCTACCCAAATGGCCTTGAAGAAAGCCGGATTAAGTCTTGCGGACATTGGCGTCATGGAATTGAACGAAGCATTTGCGGCACAATCCTTGGCTTGTGTAAAAGGGCTGAATCTGCTGGAGAGTATGGATGACAGAATCAACCTAAATGGTGGCGCAATTGCTCTTGGGCATCCATTAGGCTGTTCTGGGACTCGCATTACCACTACCCTGCTTAACTTGATGGAACGTAAAGATGTTCAGTTCGGGCTATCAACCATGTGTATCGGGTTAGGCCAAGGTATCGCCACGATTATTGAAAGAGTCTAACGATCAGAAGTTGGCTACTGGAATAGAGAACGTAGCCGACTTAATGATTGAAATTTAACGGTTTTCCCTTGTCTGTCTTGTCTATTGCATCACTCTGATAAGTTGTTGCCGTAGTTTCCCGCCTGTCAGGGGCGGGTTTTTTATTTCTTATTTAGTAAAACGACTTATCGACAAACGGCTCAAATAAACTCAAACGCATCGCCATACATACGATCAACAGAGGCATCACGTTCACTACAGAACCGTTCACGGGCAATTTTAGCCATCTCAAAGCGACCGGCAATATAGATATCATGATTTGCCAAACTGCCGAAATCTTCTAAAACTGCGCTCAGCACGGTGCCGGTTCTCCCGCGCCAGTGTTCATCAACCTGTTCAACCACCGGAACAACGGTCAAATTGGGATAACGTTCACTCAATAACTGCAACTCATTTAAATCATAAAGATGTTGCAGCTCTCGTCCACCCCAATAGATAGCAATTTCACGATTGGGATTTTTTTCCAACGCGGCCAATAGTATAGAACGGGTATACGAGAACCCTGTTCCACCCGCAATCAATAACATCGGATTTTCACTGTCTTCACGAAACCATGCCTGACCGTGTGGAATATCAATATCAATGACTTTCTGATCCAAGATCCTATCCATGACTGCCATCGCATAGAGATTTAGCTCAGAAGCCCCAATATGCAGCTCAATCATCTGTTTTTCTGACGGTGGTGATGCCATGGAAAAAGGGCGCTTATCCCTTTCATCCATAATCACCATCAAATATTGCCCTGCACGGAAAGAAAAAGGCGAGTCAGGTAATAAACGAACCCGATAAACTGTATCTGTAATGGAGTCAACCGATGTTACTTTACAACTTAATATTGTCATGCGTTCCCTCTTATCGCTTCAAAATATCTAATTGATCCCAAATTTCATCGACACGGGCCCGAACCTCATCGCTCATCACTATCGGGCGCCCCCATTCCCTTTGTGTCTCTCCTGGCCATTTATTGGTTGCATCTAACCCCATTTTTGAACCTAATCCAGAAACAGGAGAGGCAAAATCGAGATAGTCAATGGGGGTATTTTCCATTAAGACAGTATCTCTCTGCGGGTCCATTCGCGTTGTTATCGCCCAGATGACATCATTCCAGTCTCGCGCATTGATATCATCATCACAAACGATAACAAATTTTGTATACATAAATTGCCTCAGATATGACCAAACACCCATCATCACTCGCTTGGCATGGCCTGCATACTGTTTTTTTATTGTCACGATCGCGAGTCGATAAGAACAGCCCTCTGGCGGCAAATAAAAATCCACAATTTCAGGAAATTGTTTTTGCAATATTGGCACCAGAACCTCATTCAACGCAACACCCAGCACTGCCGGTTCATCCGGTGGACGCCCGGTGTAAGTGGAATGATAGATAGCATCACTGCGTTGGGTAATATGGGTTACTGTAAATACCGGGAACATATCAACTTCATTGTAATAGCCGGTATGATCACCATATGGCCCTTCCGGTGCCATTTCACCCGGCTCAATATAACCTTCAAGGATAATTTCAGCGCTGGCAGGCACTTCCAGATCATTGGAGAGACATTTCACAACTTCGGTTTTATGCCCGCGCAATAATCCAGCAAACGCATATTCAGACAACGTATCAGGAATTGGAGTCACCGCGCCCAATATCGTGGCTGGATCAGCACCCAATGCAACCGCCACCGGAAAACGCTCACCCGGATGTGCCTGACACCACTCCTGAAAATCAAGTGCCCCGCCACGGTGTGATAACCAGCGCATAATCAGTTTGTTTTTGCCCAATACCTGTTGACGGTAAATACCCAAGTTCTGGCGCTCTTTATTCGGCCCCTTAGTGACCGTCAATCCCCATGTAATCAATGGCGCGGCATCTTCCGGCCAGCAATGCATAACCGGAATACGGCTGAGATCCACCTCATCCCCCGCCCAAACCTGCTCCTGACAAGGTGCAGAATTAAGGCGTTTGGTTGGCATGTTCAAAACCTGTTTGAATTTAGGCAGCTTATCAACCAAATCACGAAAGCCTTTTGGTGGTTCAGGCTCTTTAAGGAAAGCTAATAGCTTACCCACATCATGCAGTGCCTTAACATCATCCTGTCCCATTCCCATGGCAACCCGCTTAGGTGTCCCAAACAAGTTGCACAACACAGGCATCGAATATCCCTTAGGATTTTCAAATAATAAAGCAGGCCCACCGGCACGAAGAGTACGATCTGCAATTTCAGTCATTTCCAGATAGGGGTCAACTTCCATCCGAATTCGTTTTAATTCACCAGATTGTTCCAACAAGGAAAGAAAGTCTCTTAGATCGCGATATTTCATATTATTCATTTGTGCCGATTTTTAGGAGGGAAAGCCATTATAAACCCTCTCATGAGGGTTACAAGGTAAACTCATAACCCGCTAAAAGGCAATGGATTTAGTGCAATCTTGTGGGGCAGATTCCTCAGATATAACGAAATGAGACTTTTATTGAAAATAAGCGCGGTAGAATATAAAAAAATACGGCTTACACTTTTAAATAAGTTCCATTTTTATTGATGACCCTTGAGTGCGGGTTTTGTTATGCTAGACATTCTGCGTAATGGAGTCGAAATATTATGGGAAATTGGTATCTTCTTTACTGTAAACGTGGGCAAGTCACTCGGGCAATAGAAAACTTAGAGAGACAGGACGTTATTTGCCTAACACCTACAGCCAAAATTGAAAAAATCATTCGGGGTAAACGAACCACCGTTACCGAACCCCTGTTTCCCAATTATCTGTTTGTTCACTTTGATCCCGAACTTATTCATACCACTACCGTTAATTCAACCCGGGGTGTCAATAATTTTATTCGGTTCAGCACTTACCCTGCCATTGTGCCACAGACATTAATCGACGAATTAATGTCTGTGACTGAGCAAGAATATATCGCACCTGAGACCCCAATTACGGGTGATACGGTCTTGATCACTGAGGGGATCTTCGAGGGTATTCAAGCCATTTATAACGAACCGGATGGGGAAACCCGTTCTATTCTCTTACTGAATATTCTCAATAAAGAAGTTTCTAAGGTTTTGGATAATAAGCACTTCATCAAAGTCTAATTAAGAAACGGGCAAAATTGCCCGTTTTCTTTTATAACCACGCGATAGCGATAATCAATATTTTTGTTCATGCAGCCACTGTGCCACACGCTTGGCAAAATAGGTCAGCACGCCATCGGCACCCGCTCGTTTGAAACACAATAACGATTCCATAATCGCGGGTTGCTCTTTCAACCAACCATTTTGAATGGCTGCCATATGCATGGCATATTCGCCAGAAACCTGATAAGCAAATGTCGGCACACCAAAAGTCTCTTTCACCCGACGGAGCACATCCAAATACGGCATACCCGGTTTCACCATGACGCTATCGGCACCTTCCTGCAAATCCTGCGCAATTTCCTGCAATGCCTCATCACTGTTGGCGGGGTCCATTTGATAGGTCATCTTATTCCCCCCTTTCAGGTTGCCGCTGGAACCAATGGCATCCCTGAATGGCCCATAGTAACAAGAAGCGTATTTGGCAGAATAAGCCATGATTTGGGTATTGATGTAATTATCCAGCTCAAGCTGCTCACGGATCGCACCAATACGGCCATCCATCATATCGCTTGGGGCGACAATTTCAGCTCCGGCTTCCGCATGGGACAATGCCTGCTTGACCAGAATATCTTTGGTAATGTCATTGATAACATAGCCATCCTGATCAATCACCCCATCCTGACCGTGGGTCGTAAAGGGATCGAGTGCGACATCGGTCAAAAGGCCCAATTCAGGCACCGCATCTTTCAGGGCACGCACAGAACGCTGGATCAAACCGTCTGGATTATAGGCCTCTTTCGCATCCAGTGATTTTTTGTCTGCTTCAATTACCGGAAACAGAGACAAAACAGGAATACCCAGTCGGGCAATCTCTTCTGCTTCTTTCAGCAAAAGATCGATTGTCAGACGATACACTCCTGGCATTGACGGTACTTCCTGACGTTGATTTGACCCTTCCATAACAAATACGGGATAAATCAGGTCATTAACCGTCAGTTGATTTTCAGCAACCAAGCGGCGGGAAAAATCATGACGGCGTATACGGCGCATACGACGACCGGGAAATGCGCCCGGAAATACATAGCTCATACATTCTCCTAATGTAAAAAAACCCAGCGACAACGCGCTGGGTGACTGAGTCAATAAGCATCGTTTCGTGATAATGATGTTAACACCCTCAATCAGTTAGCGATAACCATGAATGTTTGGCATCAGATTATTTTTTTTTGCCAACATTTTTGCCAACATAAAACTGTGAAAGCAAAATCCCCAGTTCAAACAGCAAATACATGGGAACCGCCAACAAAGTTTGTGAGAAAACATCAGGCGGTGTTAACAGCATCCCCACCACAAACGCCCCGACTAAAATATAAGGCCGTTTTCTTTTCAGCGATTGTGGCGTGACTACGCCACTCCAACACAGCAGAATAATGGCAATGGGTATTTCAAATGAAACGCCAAAAGCCATAAACAGCGCCATGACAAAGCTCAGGTAATTGCTGATATCCGTCGAGATCACCACCCCGGCTGGCACGGTATTGACAAAGAAACCAAATGCAATGGGAAAAACGACAAAATAGGCGAATGCCATTCCCATATAAAACAAGACACTACTGGAAAACAGCAAGGGCATAATCAAACGGCGTTCGTGCTTATACAGTGCCGGTGCAATAAATGCCCAGACTTGATAAAGGATCATCGGTGCCGAAACAAAGATAGACACCATCACAGTCAGTTTAATCGGGGTAAAAAAAGGGGATGCAACGTCTGTCGCAATCATGTTTGCGCCTTTCGGTAATTGATCCATTAAAGGCGCTGCAATCAGCCGATAAATATCATTGGAAAAATAGACCAATGCCAGAAACACGATCAGCACGGTAATTAAGCTATTTAAAATCCGCTTACGCAGTTCAATCAAGTGACTGATAAGAGGTTGGGTATCATCCACAGACATGTTTTCAGTGTTCGCCATTTGCTTGTTCAGGAGATGTTTTTTTCTGTTGCTCTGGTTTTTCAGCCGATTGGGATGTCGAAGAATGAAAATGCGTTTCGTCTTCTTCCAATTCACTCATTTCGTCCGGCTGCAACTGATACTGTTTTTTCAATGATTCCGCCGCTTCCTTTAATTCTTCCATGGTTGCCTTCAATTCTGGCGACAATGACTGCATATCGGCTTTTTCTTCCATTTTTTTCAGCGTGTCCTGAAGCTCCTGCAATTTCAGTTCCTGAGCCAGTTCATTCTGGACATTCGCCGCCAGCGAGCGCAATACCCGAATCCACCCGGCCACTGTTTTGACGGCAATAGGCAGACGCTCCGGCCCCAGAACAACCAAGCCGATGACCATCACTAACAGTAGTTCACCAAAACCAATGTCAAACACGGTTTATACCTGCTCTTTGTCTTTACTTTTATTCTCTGATTTTTCAGATTGCGCTGCCGTAGACTTTTCAGTGAGGTTTTTCGTGTCAAAATCAGCATCCTGACTCATTTTTTCCGGCTGTTCGGGTTTTTCATCATCACTCATGGCCTTTTTAAAGCCTTTGATGGATTCACCCAAATCTGAACCCAAGGTGCGAAGTTTATTCGTACCAAACACCAAAACGACAATGACAGCAATGATGAGTAATTGCCAAATACTTATACCACCCATACTGACCTCCCTCTATTCATCAGAATATTACTCGTGACTTAATTATAAACGACGAACTTTATGTTCGAGAATAACGGATCATACCAAGGATCGCAGCAGAATGACTTTCATTTAATATTCATTCACGACTGACGCTTGTTTAAATGACGCCAGCCCAATCCCCATGCTGCCATTCCTGCCCCTATCATGCCCCATGCCAGATGTTTCTGATCGATGATGAAAAACAAACTACCACAGATAAAGAGCGTTGCACCAATCCCCAATAAATAAAGCGACTTGCGCTGCCTGATCTGTTGCTCCCTGAATTGTTGCGATATCTGATCAATGCTGCTCTGTAAACGTCGGTGCTGTTGAAGCGTGCCATACACCAGTTCCGGCAGCTCCGGTAGCTTTTCTGCCCAATAAGGCGCCTTCTCTTTAAAGGCTCGCACGATAGCAGGAAGGCCAACCTGATCATGCAGCCAATCCTCCAGAAAAGGTTTTGCTGTTTTCCACAGATCAAGCTGAGGATAAAGTTGACGACCCAAGCCTTCAACATATAACAATGTTTTTTGTAGCAGAACCAACTGGGGCTGAACGGCCATATTAAAACGCCGGGCGGTATTGAAAAGGTTCAGCAGAACATGCCCGAATGAGATTTCAGCCAGCGGTTTTTCAAAAATCGGCTCACAAACGGTACGGATGGCAAATTCAAAATCTTCCACATTGGTATCCGCTGGCACCCAACCCGAATCGACATGCAGTTCAGCGACCCGACGATAATCACGATTGAAGAAAGCAATGAAATTTTCGGCCAAATAGCGTTTATCATCTTTATTCAAAGAGCCGACAATACCGTAATCGATGCCGATATAAGTCGGATCTTCCGGCTTGTCATAACTGACAAAAATATTACCGGGGTGCATATCTGCATGGAAAAAACTATCGCGAAATACTTGGGTGAAGAAGACCTGAACCCCGCGTTCCGCCAATAATTTCATATTGGTGTTTTGCGCCTCTAAAGCCGCCACATCTGACACCGGAATGCCATAAATGCGCTCCATAACCAAAACATTTTCCCGACAATAATCGGGATAGACTTCTGGCACATAGAGCACCGGGC
This genomic interval from Xenorhabdus doucetiae contains the following:
- the fadA gene encoding acetyl-CoA C-acyltransferase FadA, with protein sequence MENVVIIDGIRTPMGRSKGGVFRQVRAEDLSAHLMKSILKRNPAVKPEDIDDISWGCVQQTLEQGFNIARNAALLAGIPHSVPAVTVNRLCGSSMQSLHDGARMIMTGDASIVMVGGVEHMGHVPMTHGVDFHPKLSRNVAKAAGVMGLTAEMLAKMYNISREMQDEFALRSHQRAAQATESKAFANEIVPMYGHDADGNIKLVTFDEVIRSETNLKDLAALRPVFDPVTGSVTAGNSSALSDGASAMLIMGESKAKELGLKPRARIRSMAVVGCDPSIMGYGPVPATQMALKKAGLSLADIGVMELNEAFAAQSLACVKGLNLLESMDDRINLNGGAIALGHPLGCSGTRITTTLLNLMERKDVQFGLSTMCIGLGQGIATIIERV
- the hemB gene encoding porphobilinogen synthase, giving the protein MSYVFPGAFPGRRMRRIRRHDFSRRLVAENQLTVNDLIYPVFVMEGSNQRQEVPSMPGVYRLTIDLLLKEAEEIARLGIPVLSLFPVIEADKKSLDAKEAYNPDGLIQRSVRALKDAVPELGLLTDVALDPFTTHGQDGVIDQDGYVINDITKDILVKQALSHAEAGAEIVAPSDMMDGRIGAIREQLELDNYINTQIMAYSAKYASCYYGPFRDAIGSSGNLKGGNKMTYQMDPANSDEALQEIAQDLQEGADSVMVKPGMPYLDVLRRVKETFGVPTFAYQVSGEYAMHMAAIQNGWLKEQPAIMESLLCFKRAGADGVLTYFAKRVAQWLHEQKY
- the fre gene encoding NAD(P)H-flavin reductase, coding for MTILSCKVTSVDSITDTVYRVRLLPDSPFSFRAGQYLMVIMDERDKRPFSMASPPSEKQMIELHIGASELNLYAMAVMDRILDQKVIDIDIPHGQAWFREDSENPMLLIAGGTGFSYTRSILLAALEKNPNREIAIYWGGRELQHLYDLNELQLLSERYPNLTVVPVVEQVDEHWRGRTGTVLSAVLEDFGSLANHDIYIAGRFEMAKIARERFCSERDASVDRMYGDAFEFI
- the rfaH gene encoding transcription/translation regulatory transformer protein RfaH, which translates into the protein MGNWYLLYCKRGQVTRAIENLERQDVICLTPTAKIEKIIRGKRTTVTEPLFPNYLFVHFDPELIHTTTVNSTRGVNNFIRFSTYPAIVPQTLIDELMSVTEQEYIAPETPITGDTVLITEGIFEGIQAIYNEPDGETRSILLLNILNKEVSKVLDNKHFIKV
- the tatA gene encoding Sec-independent protein translocase subunit TatA yields the protein MGGISIWQLLIIAVIVVLVFGTNKLRTLGSDLGESIKGFKKAMSDDEKPEQPEKMSQDADFDTKNLTEKSTAAQSEKSENKSKDKEQV
- the tatC gene encoding Sec-independent protein translocase subunit TatC; protein product: MSVDDTQPLISHLIELRKRILNSLITVLIVFLALVYFSNDIYRLIAAPLMDQLPKGANMIATDVASPFFTPIKLTVMVSIFVSAPMILYQVWAFIAPALYKHERRLIMPLLFSSSVLFYMGMAFAYFVVFPIAFGFFVNTVPAGVVISTDISNYLSFVMALFMAFGVSFEIPIAIILLCWSGVVTPQSLKRKRPYILVGAFVVGMLLTPPDVFSQTLLAVPMYLLFELGILLSQFYVGKNVGKKK
- the tatB gene encoding Sec-independent protein translocase protein TatB — translated: MFDIGFGELLLVMVIGLVVLGPERLPIAVKTVAGWIRVLRSLAANVQNELAQELKLQELQDTLKKMEEKADMQSLSPELKATMEELKEAAESLKKQYQLQPDEMSELEEDETHFHSSTSQSAEKPEQQKKTSPEQANGEH
- the ubiB gene encoding ubiquinone biosynthesis regulatory protein kinase UbiB; this encodes MTPSEIRRLYFIIRVFLTYGLDELIPNIRLTWPLRFGRYFLFWLPNRHQDKPLGERLRLALQELGPVWIKFGQMLSTRRDLFPPAIADQLSMLQDRVVSFDGAVARKSIETALEGPLETWFEDFDPQPLASASIAQVHTARLKENGKDVVLKVIRPDILPVIKADVRLMYRLANLVPLLPDGRRLRPREVVREYEKTLLDELNLLREAANAIQLRRNFEDSPVLYVPEVYPDYCRENVLVMERIYGIPVSDVAALEAQNTNMKLLAERGVQVFFTQVFRDSFFHADMHPGNIFVSYDKPEDPTYIGIDYGIVGSLNKDDKRYLAENFIAFFNRDYRRVAELHVDSGWVPADTNVEDFEFAIRTVCEPIFEKPLAEISFGHVLLNLFNTARRFNMAVQPQLVLLQKTLLYVEGLGRQLYPQLDLWKTAKPFLEDWLHDQVGLPAIVRAFKEKAPYWAEKLPELPELVYGTLQQHRRLQSSIDQISQQFREQQIRQRKSLYLLGIGATLFICGSLFFIIDQKHLAWGMIGAGMAAWGLGWRHLNKRQS
- the ubiD gene encoding 4-hydroxy-3-polyprenylbenzoate decarboxylase, giving the protein MKYRDLRDFLSLLEQSGELKRIRMEVDPYLEMTEIADRTLRAGGPALLFENPKGYSMPVLCNLFGTPKRVAMGMGQDDVKALHDVGKLLAFLKEPEPPKGFRDLVDKLPKFKQVLNMPTKRLNSAPCQEQVWAGDEVDLSRIPVMHCWPEDAAPLITWGLTVTKGPNKERQNLGIYRQQVLGKNKLIMRWLSHRGGALDFQEWCQAHPGERFPVAVALGADPATILGAVTPIPDTLSEYAFAGLLRGHKTEVVKCLSNDLEVPASAEIILEGYIEPGEMAPEGPYGDHTGYYNEVDMFPVFTVTHITQRSDAIYHSTYTGRPPDEPAVLGVALNEVLVPILQKQFPEIVDFYLPPEGCSYRLAIVTIKKQYAGHAKRVMMGVWSYLRQFMYTKFVIVCDDDINARDWNDVIWAITTRMDPQRDTVLMENTPIDYLDFASPVSGLGSKMGLDATNKWPGETQREWGRPIVMSDEVRARVDEIWDQLDILKR